Proteins from one Palaemon carinicauda isolate YSFRI2023 chromosome 26, ASM3689809v2, whole genome shotgun sequence genomic window:
- the LOC137619737 gene encoding facilitated trehalose transporter Tret1-like — protein sequence MIRRDEPLLERDAKPSKRQQIFAAFSATLGGGSVGTSFAFTSPAGPKLMNPVSEEDGALRLDEVQLDIFSSCLPLAAALGALLSGYCMSKWGRKFTVLGSAAVSIVGWLPIALGPSFPLLMFGRILNGIGTGGLTVAVPAYVGEIASPSIRGTLSSCFSVMVTLGNLFVFGLGAVVLSWRCLAAVSATPAVLCLIFMFFRKESPQFLSMKNRHREARDALQHFRGKDYDITEEYTKMQEFVANLSQNSGSLKDILLPHNLKPASICCAVLFFSQVSGVTPMILNLWTVFEEASAGISDDLSTIIIGIVQLVATLLSVAVIDRAGRKLLLVVSSCVMCLSLATLGDYFYLAQQSQDWARDTLGWLPLTCLILYFAALNTGFFPVQYVLIGELLTPEVKGIFGSISIIVSSVSGFLVSLTFELMQYELGIYGTYWFYALMCFLALLFSVIFVPETKGRTMQEIAGYFGNPSVDSLRNVVSTQS from the exons ATGATAAGACGAGACGAGCCTCTTTTAGAAAGAGACGCGAAGCCCTCCAAACGACAACAGATTTTCGCTGCTTTCTCAG CTACGTTGGGAGGAGGCTCGGTTGGGACGTCCTTTGCTTTCACGTCTCCAGCTGGTCCTAAGCTCATGAATCCAGTCAGTGAGGAAGACGGTGCCTTGAGACTGGATGAAGTGCAGTTGGACATCTTTAGTTCTTGCCTTCCTCTGGCAGCCGCCCTTGGTGCTTTGCTTAGTGGGTACTGCATGAGCAAATGGGGCAGGAAATTCACTGTGCTTGGGTCAGCTGCAGTGAGCATTGTTGGATGGCTTCCCATTG CTTTAGGACCAAGCTTTCCCCTTCTGATGTTTGGGCGAATCCTCAACGGCATTGGAACCGGAGGACTGACCGTGGCGGTACCAGCCTACGTTGGTGAAATCGCATCCCCCAGCATCAGAGGAACTCTTT CTTCCTGCTTTTCGGTGATGGTTACCCTGGGCAATTTATTCGTCTTTGGACTGGGAGCTGTCGTTCTCAGCTGGCGGTGTCTGGCGGCTGTCTCGGCCACGCCAGCAGTGCTGTGTCTCATCTTCATGTTCTTCAGGAAGGAATCTCCCCAGTTCTTGAGTATGAAGAATAGACACCGGGAAGCAAGAGACGCGCTTCAGCATTTCAGAG GTAAAGATTATGACATCACTGAAGAGTACACGAAGATGCAGGAATTCGTAGCAAACCTCAGTCAAAATAGTGGGAGTCTGAAGGACATTTTATTGCCTCATAACTTGAAGCCAGCTTCCATCTGCTGCGCTGTCCTTTTCTTCAGTCAAGTGTCTGGGGTTACGCCCATGATACTCAATCTCTGGACTGTGTTCGAG GAAGCCTCAGCAGGAATCTCTGACGACCTTTCAACCATAATCATTGGAATAGTGCAGCTAGTGGCTACCTTGCTGTCAGTAGCAGTCATAGACAGAGCCGGTCGAAAGCTTCTCTTAGTGGTGTCCAGTTGTGTCATGTGTTTATCGCTAG CTACCTTGGGTGATTACTTCTACCTGGCTCAGCAGAGCCAAGATTGGGCTCGGGACACACTGGGCTGGCTCCCACTGACTTGCCTCATCCTGTACTTTGCAGCCCTCAACACTGGGTTCTTCCCTGTACAATATGTTCTGATAG gtGAGCTTCTGACGCCTGAGGTGAAAGGAATATTTGGCAGTATATCGATTATAGTGAGCTCAGTTTCCGGCTTCTTGGTTTCACTGACGTTCGAGCTAATGCAG tATGAACTTGGGATCTACGGAACATATTGGTTTTATGCCTTGATGTGTTTCCTGGCTCTCCTCTTCTCTGTCATTTTCGTGCCAGAGACGAAGGGAAGAACAATGCAAGAAATAGCAGGTTATTTTGGTAATCCTTCAGTGGATAGTCTGAGAAATGTAGTTTCTACCCAAAGCTGA
- the LOC137619735 gene encoding facilitated trehalose transporter Tret1-like → MGVGENSTVEEKSTAEDVKASKGKQIFCALSATLAGVTLGTVTGFTSPAGPKLLNPDNPADGDLRLSELQYDFFSSCITLAGAFGVLLFGYFLNKWGRKISLLVTAASVFLGFVMIAAGPNFPVLMVGRIINGIGQGGAIVTVPAYIGEIATPDIRGTLACCFSVMINVGNLWAFVFGAIIPSWRWFAGVNAIPSVLCFVCVIFIKESPQFLLLKKRPKEARKTLQYFRGDSYDVSHEFEEMEKFVEELKENHSSLRDLLLPYNFKPAVICLTILFLDQATGIMPLLLNLQSIFMEASASVSDDLSSIITGIVQCVSSVISVFIIDRVGRKPLLIVSSSAMCLSLVALGNYFYLKEEDAEWTRSTLGWLPLTCLMLFMSGMNGGFFPVIYTLMGELLTPEVRDIVGSVSVMLSSVSGFVFSITFHPMQDAMGMYGVYWFYGIMCFVALLFCVVFVPETKGKTTQDIARHFGNPAA, encoded by the exons ATGGGGGTAGGAGAAAATTCTACCGTTGAGGAAAAGTCTACAGCTGAGGATGTGAAAGCCTCTAAGGGGAAACAGATTTTCTGCGCACTCTCAG CCACCCTCGCAGGAGTCACCCTAGGAACAGTGACAGGTTTCACATCCCCGGCCGGACCGAAACTCCTAAATCCCGACAACCCAGCAGACGGAGACCTTCGCCTGAGCGAACTGCAATATGATTTCTTCTCTTCGTGCATTACCCTGGCGGGCGCCTTTGGGGTGTTGCTCTTCGGGTACTTTCTGAATAAGTGGGGGAGGAAGATCAGTCTCTTGGTTACCGCAGCTTCGGTTTTTCTGGGATTTGTCATGATTG CCGCTGGACCAAACTTTCCTGTTCTAATGGTTGGACGGATCATAAACGGAATAGGCCAGGGCGGAGCAATCGTGACTGTCCCTGCGTACATCGGAGAAATTGCTACTCCTGATATTAGGGGTACCCTTG CCTGCTGCTTCTCCGTCATGATCAACGTAGGCAACCTTTGGGCCTTTGTTTTCGGAGCAATCATCCCCAGTTGGCGTTGGTTCGCAGGAGTGAACGCCATTCCTTCAGTCTTGTGCTTCGTGTGCGTGATATTCATCAAAGAGTCTCCGCAATTTCTACTGCTGAAGAAGAGACCCAAAGAAGCGAGAAAAACCCTTCAGTACTTCAGAG GTGACAGTTATGATGTCAGCCATGAATTCGAAGAGATGGAGAAGTTTGTAGAAGAACTGAAGGAGAACCACAGCTCCTTAAGGGATCTCCTTCTGCCTTACAATTTTAAGCCGGCCGTCATCTGCTTGACGATCCTCTTCCTCGATCAAGCGACTGGCATTATGCCCCTCCTGTTGAATCTTCAGAGTATATttatg GAAGCATCAGCGAGCGTCTCCGACGACCTGTCATCAATAATCACAGGGATCGTGCAATGCGTGTCCAGCGTCATCTCAGTCTTCATCATAGACAGAGTAGGTCGTAAGCCGCTGTTGATCGTTTCGTCTTCCGCCATGTGCTTATCCTTAG TGGCGCTTGGGAACTACTTCTACCTGAAGGAGGAAGACGCTGAATGGACGAGGAGTACCTTAGGGTGGTTGCCCTTGACCTGCCTTATGTTATTCATGTCAGGAATGAACGGAGGATTCTTCCCAGTCATCTACACTTTAATGG GCGAGTTACTGACGCCAGAGGTGAGGGACATAGTAGGAAGCGTATCCGTCATGTTGAGCAGCGTCTCAGGATTTGTGTTTTCTATCACTTTTCATCCGATGCAG GACGCAATGGGTATGTATGGCGTGTACTGGTTTTACGGAATCATGTGCTTCGTGGCCCTTCTCTTCTGCGTCGTGTTTGTGCCAGAGACAAAAGGGAAGACGACGCAAGACATAGCAAGACATTTTGGCAACCCTGCAGCCTGA